One stretch of Cohnella algarum DNA includes these proteins:
- the ccsA gene encoding cytochrome c biogenesis protein CcsA, protein MNQWLAFSENAFLAAFFLYCASFIVYAVAVAGKKWSNRDPEAHVKRWGKIGFILAVVGWIAHLAFFFTRWKGAGHIPTSNMYEFMTFLGMAIMLAFIIVYLIYRKVMLGAFALPLVVIIIAYASVFPSEVQPLIPALNSIWLSIHVTTAALGEAFFAVGFAAALVHLIRVLDYSRTDKAARRSQKWTELVLVFIVIVIGFLVSVFGFRAAGYEAQFSQEKFRIDDAGQEQTTVERVEYTLPPIVAPYNSETLEMDSFIGMDKPLFEAPSWMNGVNAGRKLNTIIWSILSGLILYALIRLIARKPIAAVIRPHLEGIDPDDLDEIAYRAIAIGFPVFTLGALIFAMIWAQIAWSRFWGWDPKEVWALITWLFYSAYLHLRLSRGWQGTRSAWLAVIGFIVVLFTLIGVNLVIAGLHSYAGV, encoded by the coding sequence TTGAACCAATGGCTTGCTTTTAGTGAAAATGCCTTTTTGGCCGCCTTTTTTCTGTACTGCGCCTCATTTATCGTCTATGCGGTGGCGGTAGCCGGAAAAAAATGGAGCAACCGCGATCCGGAAGCCCACGTGAAGCGTTGGGGGAAGATCGGATTTATTCTGGCCGTCGTCGGCTGGATCGCCCACCTCGCCTTTTTCTTTACGCGCTGGAAGGGCGCGGGGCACATTCCGACGAGCAATATGTACGAGTTCATGACCTTCCTCGGCATGGCAATCATGCTTGCCTTCATTATTGTATATTTGATTTACCGCAAAGTTATGCTGGGGGCTTTCGCGCTTCCGCTTGTCGTCATCATTATCGCTTACGCTTCGGTGTTCCCTTCCGAGGTACAGCCGCTCATCCCGGCGCTGAATTCGATCTGGCTGTCGATCCACGTGACGACGGCGGCGCTGGGCGAAGCGTTTTTCGCGGTCGGCTTCGCGGCCGCCCTCGTGCATTTGATCCGCGTGCTCGACTATTCGCGCACCGACAAGGCGGCTCGCCGCTCGCAGAAGTGGACCGAGCTGGTGCTCGTTTTTATCGTCATCGTGATCGGCTTCCTCGTCTCGGTATTCGGCTTCCGCGCGGCGGGGTACGAAGCCCAGTTCAGCCAGGAAAAGTTCCGGATCGACGATGCGGGCCAGGAACAGACGACGGTGGAAAGGGTCGAGTATACGCTCCCGCCGATCGTCGCCCCGTACAATAGCGAAACGCTGGAAATGGACAGCTTCATCGGCATGGACAAGCCGTTGTTCGAGGCTCCGTCGTGGATGAACGGCGTGAACGCCGGCCGCAAGCTGAACACGATCATCTGGTCGATCCTCAGCGGGCTGATCTTGTACGCCCTGATTCGACTGATCGCCCGCAAGCCGATCGCGGCCGTCATCCGGCCGCATTTGGAAGGGATCGATCCGGACGACCTCGACGAAATCGCGTACCGGGCGATCGCGATCGGCTTCCCGGTATTTACGCTCGGGGCGCTCATCTTTGCGATGATCTGGGCGCAGATCGCCTGGTCCCGGTTCTGGGGCTGGGATCCGAAAGAAGTATGGGCCTTGATTACTTGGCTGTTCTACAGCGCCTATCTTCACCTGCGTCTTTCGCGCGGCTGGCAGGGAACGCGTTCGGCGTGGCTGGCGGTGATCGGTTTTATCGTCGTCCTCTTTACGCTGATTGGCGTCAATCTCGTCATCGCCGGCTTGCACTCCTACGCGGGCGTGTAA
- a CDS encoding response regulator transcription factor: MANQAGNRILVVDDEERIRRLLKMYLEKEGYSVDEAEDGETALRKALQDNYDLIVLDLMLPGIDGIEVCTRLRQSKATPVVMLTAKGEEVNRVQGFEVGADDYVVKPFSPREVIFRIKAILRRSSATAFLSKELNASNNIVFPHLVIEHDAHRVTAGGQEVNLTPKEYELLHYLASSPDKVFSREELLKDVWNYDFFGDLRTVDTHVKRLREKLNRVSTEAAAMITTVWGVGYKLEVSK, encoded by the coding sequence ATGGCAAACCAAGCCGGCAACCGGATTTTGGTCGTAGACGATGAGGAACGGATTCGCCGTTTGCTCAAAATGTATTTGGAAAAAGAAGGGTACTCCGTGGACGAAGCGGAAGACGGGGAAACGGCTTTGCGCAAAGCGCTTCAGGATAATTACGATCTAATCGTGCTGGACTTGATGCTGCCCGGCATCGACGGCATCGAAGTATGCACCCGCCTGCGTCAAAGCAAGGCGACCCCGGTCGTCATGCTGACGGCCAAAGGGGAGGAAGTCAACCGGGTGCAGGGGTTTGAGGTCGGCGCGGACGATTACGTCGTGAAGCCGTTCAGCCCGCGCGAAGTCATTTTCCGCATCAAGGCGATTTTGCGCCGTTCTTCCGCGACGGCGTTTTTGTCCAAGGAACTGAACGCCAGCAACAATATCGTGTTCCCCCACCTCGTCATCGAGCATGACGCGCACCGGGTGACGGCGGGGGGCCAGGAAGTCAATTTGACGCCCAAGGAATACGAACTGCTGCATTATTTGGCCAGTTCTCCCGATAAAGTGTTCTCGCGCGAGGAACTGCTGAAGGATGTGTGGAATTACGATTTCTTCGGCGATTTGCGGACGGTGGACACGCACGTGAAGCGTCTCCGCGAAAAGCTGAACCGGGTGTCGACCGAAGCGGCGGCGATGATCACGACGGTTTGGGGCGTCGGCTACAAACTGGAGGTTTCCAAGTAG
- a CDS encoding HAMP domain-containing sensor histidine kinase — protein MAIWRTVVGKLWLTMMGLVAVVISTIGLFLLQYIDLTFENSVKVKHLFVAAGAVGFLLTTFFAFFLLTKITQPLREMKEAADQIAQGDYTVRVAIRSTDEIGDLANTFNQMASEIDSLIRILEHERDHLSSVLRSMTDAVISFNADGGVILTNPQGQSLLEEWNAYGWEEDDLPKPGRVPEPLLEAYREVISSGKETTAKLNVQNEVWSVAMTPLASTSGVRGVVAVLRNVTEEHRLEKFRNDFVANVSHEIRTPLSMVQGYSEALLDDIAGSPEERREMTQVIHDESLRMGRLVKDLLDLARMEAGHMDLHFERLDMGELLGRVYRKFAVLAKEKGIALTKSTDDEPLVLESADRDRLEQVLTNLLDNAIRHTPEGAEIRLTARKLETQGGPQLELVVQDEGEGIHSDDLPYIFERFYKADKARKRESSGGTGLGLFIVKTLVEAHHGKIRAQSKPGSGTTFTITLPIGGASKTAGKTARP, from the coding sequence ATGGCGATATGGAGAACGGTAGTCGGAAAATTGTGGCTGACGATGATGGGGCTTGTCGCCGTCGTCATCAGCACCATCGGATTGTTCCTTCTTCAATATATCGATTTGACGTTCGAAAATTCGGTAAAAGTAAAGCATTTGTTCGTAGCGGCGGGGGCTGTCGGTTTTTTGCTGACAACCTTTTTCGCTTTTTTTCTCCTGACGAAAATCACGCAGCCGCTTCGCGAAATGAAAGAAGCCGCCGACCAGATCGCGCAAGGGGATTACACCGTTCGGGTCGCCATCCGTTCGACGGACGAAATCGGGGATTTGGCCAATACGTTTAATCAAATGGCCTCCGAGATCGACTCGCTCATCCGCATCCTGGAGCACGAGCGGGATCATCTGAGCAGCGTGCTGCGCAGCATGACCGACGCGGTCATTTCCTTCAACGCGGACGGCGGCGTCATTTTGACCAATCCCCAGGGCCAAAGCCTGCTCGAGGAATGGAACGCCTACGGGTGGGAGGAAGACGACCTGCCGAAGCCGGGGCGCGTTCCCGAGCCGCTGCTCGAAGCGTACCGCGAAGTCATTTCCAGCGGCAAGGAGACGACGGCGAAGCTGAACGTCCAAAACGAGGTCTGGTCGGTGGCGATGACGCCGCTTGCTTCGACCAGCGGCGTCCGCGGCGTGGTGGCGGTGCTGCGCAACGTGACCGAGGAACATCGGCTGGAAAAATTCCGCAACGATTTCGTCGCCAACGTCTCCCACGAAATTCGCACGCCGTTGTCGATGGTTCAAGGCTATAGCGAAGCGCTGCTCGACGACATTGCAGGTTCGCCGGAGGAACGCCGCGAGATGACGCAAGTCATTCATGACGAATCGCTCCGCATGGGACGGCTCGTGAAAGACTTGCTCGATCTTGCCCGCATGGAAGCCGGCCATATGGACTTGCATTTCGAGCGGCTCGACATGGGCGAGCTGCTGGGCAGGGTATACCGCAAATTTGCCGTCCTGGCGAAGGAGAAAGGGATTGCCCTGACGAAATCGACGGATGATGAGCCCCTCGTGCTGGAGTCGGCGGATCGGGACCGGCTGGAGCAGGTACTGACCAATTTGCTCGACAACGCGATCCGGCATACGCCCGAAGGGGCCGAAATCCGGCTGACGGCCAGAAAGCTGGAAACGCAGGGCGGTCCCCAGCTCGAGCTTGTCGTGCAGGATGAAGGAGAGGGCATACACTCCGACGATTTGCCGTATATTTTCGAGAGGTTTTACAAAGCCGACAAGGCTCGCAAACGCGAATCGAGCGGCGGCACCGGCCTGGGACTGTTCATCGTCAAAACGCTGGTCGAAGCGCATCATGGAAAAATTCGCGCCCAAAGCAAGCCGGGGAGCGGGACGACGTTTACGATCACGCTGCCGATCGGCGGCGCTTCCAAAACGGCGGGAAAAACGGCACGTCCATAA